The following coding sequences lie in one Bordetella genomosp. 9 genomic window:
- a CDS encoding 2,4'-dihydroxyacetophenone dioxygenase family protein produces the protein MPIDRPDAEPLTPYQYPNPREALPEIVIPNAIPTDERLWVPQAENVWFRPLCLNASQGYWMNLLRVRKSGVLSRHRHPQAVHGFVLKGRWRYLEHDWEATEGSYVFEPPGETHTLYVPPDVEEMITYFQVNGVMYYTDPWGKGMGYEDVFTKIDMCRKHFADVGLGEDYVQQFIR, from the coding sequence ATGCCTATCGATCGACCCGATGCCGAACCGCTGACCCCTTATCAATATCCCAACCCGCGCGAGGCGTTGCCGGAGATCGTCATTCCGAACGCCATCCCCACCGACGAACGACTCTGGGTCCCGCAAGCGGAAAACGTGTGGTTCCGCCCGCTCTGTCTGAACGCCAGCCAGGGCTACTGGATGAACCTGCTGCGCGTGCGCAAATCCGGCGTGCTCAGCCGCCATCGCCATCCCCAGGCGGTGCACGGCTTCGTGCTCAAGGGCCGCTGGCGCTACCTGGAACACGATTGGGAAGCCACGGAAGGCAGCTACGTCTTCGAGCCGCCCGGTGAAACGCACACGCTGTACGTGCCGCCCGACGTGGAAGAGATGATCACCTATTTCCAGGTGAACGGCGTCATGTACTACACCGACCCGTGGGGCAAGGGCATGGGCTACGAAGACGTCTTCACCAAGATCGACATGTGCCGCAAGCACTTCGCCGACGTGGGCCTGGGCGAAGACTACGTTCAGCAATTCATCCGGTAA
- a CDS encoding class I adenylate-forming enzyme family protein, with protein MTDTLYNLGDLNDPSLPLDAPAVVDLREADHPRHYTHAQVRALAGGVANWLRAQGLPRGARVAIASLNRAEYLIAYFGIMRAGYVAVPINIKQPQETLDYVLQDAGIAVAFTDGPRRAAFAGRVPVLDFDDEGADGFASRIVPAEFESVRPGADDIAQMLYTSGSTGKPKGVPLTHAGQLWALTATALPAGGEQQRFLLAQPLFHMNGLFMAKRAFSIHGLLVILPGFDVDSYVDALERYRITILTAVPTMFARIVKDPARLRGRDFSSLKRVMLGSAPMTLDLLERIRRAFPGTQITHGYGTTEAGPAVFGPHPDGIPAPGLALGYPLDPAQVRLIDGPNENEGVLLMRNPAVLKGYHNLPEKSTQVLRDGWYYSGDVMRRDEQGFFYFIGRADDMFVCAGENIYPVEVEKLLERHPDVSQACVVPLPDEERGHVPVAFVVRRAGSTLDSDTLKRHALDHGPAYQHPRRVRFVAELPWAGTNKVDRHALIRLARDLEARQAWETAGEEVTA; from the coding sequence ATGACCGACACTCTCTACAACCTGGGCGACCTGAACGATCCTTCCCTGCCGCTGGACGCCCCCGCCGTGGTGGACCTGCGCGAGGCGGACCACCCGCGCCATTACACCCATGCCCAAGTGCGCGCGCTGGCTGGCGGCGTCGCGAACTGGCTGCGGGCGCAGGGCCTGCCGCGCGGCGCGCGCGTGGCGATCGCATCCCTGAACCGGGCGGAGTACCTGATCGCCTACTTCGGCATCATGCGCGCCGGCTATGTCGCCGTGCCGATCAATATCAAGCAGCCGCAGGAGACCTTGGACTACGTTCTGCAGGATGCGGGCATCGCGGTCGCCTTTACCGATGGCCCGCGCCGCGCCGCCTTTGCGGGCCGCGTGCCGGTGCTGGATTTCGATGACGAGGGCGCGGACGGATTCGCGTCCCGCATCGTCCCGGCGGAATTCGAAAGCGTCCGCCCCGGCGCGGACGATATCGCGCAGATGCTCTATACATCCGGCTCCACGGGCAAACCCAAGGGCGTGCCGCTGACCCATGCCGGCCAGCTGTGGGCCTTGACGGCGACCGCCTTGCCGGCGGGCGGCGAGCAGCAGCGCTTTCTGCTTGCACAGCCCCTGTTCCATATGAACGGCCTGTTCATGGCCAAGCGGGCGTTCTCGATCCACGGCCTGCTGGTCATCCTGCCGGGCTTCGACGTCGACAGCTACGTGGACGCGCTGGAACGCTATCGCATCACGATCCTGACCGCCGTGCCGACCATGTTCGCCCGCATCGTGAAGGATCCGGCGCGCCTGCGCGGCCGCGACTTCTCGTCCCTCAAGCGCGTCATGCTGGGGTCGGCGCCGATGACCTTGGACCTGCTGGAGCGTATCCGCCGCGCGTTTCCCGGCACGCAGATCACCCATGGGTATGGGACCACCGAGGCCGGCCCTGCCGTGTTCGGGCCGCATCCGGACGGCATCCCCGCGCCCGGCCTGGCGCTGGGCTATCCCCTGGACCCGGCGCAGGTGCGGCTGATCGACGGCCCCAACGAGAACGAAGGCGTGCTGCTGATGCGCAATCCCGCCGTACTCAAGGGTTACCACAACCTGCCGGAGAAAAGCACGCAGGTGCTGCGCGACGGCTGGTACTACAGCGGCGACGTCATGCGCCGCGACGAGCAGGGGTTCTTCTACTTCATCGGCCGCGCCGACGACATGTTCGTCTGCGCCGGCGAGAACATCTATCCGGTGGAAGTGGAAAAGCTGCTGGAGCGCCACCCCGACGTCAGCCAGGCCTGCGTCGTGCCCCTGCCCGATGAGGAACGCGGCCACGTGCCGGTGGCCTTCGTGGTGCGGCGCGCGGGCAGCACGCTGGACTCCGACACGCTGAAACGCCACGCGCTGGACCATGGCCCCGCCTATCAGCATCCCCGGCGCGTGCGATTCGTCGCGGAGCTGCCTTGGGCCGGCACCAACAAGGTAGACCGGCACGCGTTGATCCGGCTGGCCCGGGATCTGGAGGCCCGGCAGGCCTGGGAAACCGCCGGCGAGGAGGTGACCGCATGA
- a CDS encoding ABC transporter permease, whose amino-acid sequence MAFGLILRRIVQAIPLLLGVVVLNFTLIQMVPGTFLDVMTAEQQVTDPALIERLRTTYGLDQPPSVQLAKYVASVARLDLGYSYRHNLPVLEVILAHLPATLLLMLSALAIAVVAGSAAGILSAIKVNTWWDTAVSVFAVLCFAAPSFWLGIMLIILFSVKLGWFPVGGMETIGLDGGFWAQALDVLHHLALPALTLGLFYSANYARVMRASMLEVSRMDHVRTAYAKGMRRGAVVLRHIVRNAMLPVVTLLGLQLGAVLGGSIVVEAVFSWPGIGGVLFDSVMSRNYPVVLGILVLSSAVVILANIIVDILYARLDPRIG is encoded by the coding sequence ATGGCTTTCGGTCTCATCCTGCGCCGCATCGTCCAGGCCATACCGCTGCTGCTGGGTGTGGTGGTGTTGAACTTCACCCTGATCCAGATGGTGCCCGGCACCTTCCTGGACGTGATGACCGCCGAGCAGCAGGTGACCGACCCCGCGCTGATCGAGCGCCTGCGCACCACCTACGGGCTCGATCAGCCGCCATCGGTGCAACTGGCGAAATACGTGGCGTCCGTGGCGCGGCTGGACCTGGGCTACTCGTATCGCCACAACCTGCCGGTGCTCGAGGTGATCCTGGCGCACCTGCCCGCCACCCTGCTGCTGATGCTCAGCGCGCTCGCCATCGCGGTCGTGGCCGGATCGGCCGCCGGCATCCTGTCCGCGATCAAGGTCAACACGTGGTGGGACACCGCGGTGTCCGTGTTCGCCGTGCTGTGCTTTGCCGCGCCCAGCTTCTGGCTCGGCATCATGCTGATCATTCTTTTTTCGGTAAAGCTCGGCTGGTTCCCGGTGGGCGGCATGGAAACCATCGGCCTGGACGGCGGGTTCTGGGCACAGGCGCTGGATGTCCTGCATCACCTGGCGCTGCCGGCGCTGACGCTGGGGCTTTTCTACAGCGCCAACTACGCGCGCGTGATGCGGGCCTCCATGCTGGAAGTGAGCCGCATGGACCACGTGCGGACCGCCTATGCCAAGGGCATGAGGCGCGGCGCGGTGGTGCTGCGGCACATCGTGCGCAACGCCATGCTGCCGGTCGTCACGCTGCTGGGGCTGCAACTGGGCGCGGTGCTGGGCGGCAGCATCGTCGTGGAAGCCGTCTTCAGCTGGCCCGGCATCGGCGGCGTGCTGTTCGACAGCGTCATGAGCCGCAACTACCCGGTGGTGCTGGGCATCCTGGTGCTGAGTTCGGCGGTGGTGATCCTGGCAAACATCATCGTCGACATCCTGTACGCCCGGCTCGATCCGCGGATAGGGTGA
- a CDS encoding glucose 1-dehydrogenase, which produces MSRFDLTGKTALVTGASRGIGRAIASALADQGAHVFIHYKHRRDAAEALAARLQQDGGRASTVAADLETADGADALAAAVKNALPGAGADGLDILVNNAGIGLRARIEQVHPQDFDRVIQVNLKAPFFLIQRLIPVLRDGGRIVNVSSMGTRAAYPEMSVYAPAKAGLEALTLLLAAELGPRGITVNAVLPGATATDLNPRASDPAQAAGIARTVALGRVGQPGDVADIVAFLASDAARWVTGQRIDASGGQRL; this is translated from the coding sequence ATGAGCCGTTTCGACCTGACTGGAAAGACCGCCCTGGTCACGGGCGCGAGCCGCGGCATCGGCCGGGCGATCGCTTCGGCGCTGGCGGATCAGGGCGCGCACGTCTTCATCCATTACAAGCACAGGCGGGACGCCGCCGAAGCCCTCGCCGCGCGGCTCCAGCAGGATGGCGGCCGCGCATCCACCGTGGCGGCGGACCTGGAAACCGCCGATGGCGCCGATGCTCTGGCGGCCGCCGTGAAGAACGCGTTGCCGGGCGCCGGCGCCGATGGCCTGGATATTCTCGTGAACAATGCCGGCATCGGCCTGCGCGCGCGTATCGAACAAGTTCATCCGCAGGACTTCGATCGCGTCATCCAGGTGAACCTGAAAGCGCCGTTCTTCCTGATCCAGCGCCTGATTCCCGTGCTGCGGGACGGCGGGCGCATCGTCAACGTGTCATCCATGGGGACCCGCGCCGCCTACCCGGAGATGAGCGTCTACGCGCCGGCAAAAGCCGGATTGGAAGCGCTGACCCTGCTGCTGGCTGCGGAGCTGGGCCCGCGCGGGATCACGGTCAATGCCGTGCTGCCCGGCGCAACCGCCACGGACCTGAACCCGCGTGCGAGCGACCCGGCCCAGGCGGCCGGCATCGCACGGACCGTCGCGCTGGGGCGCGTCGGGCAGCCCGGCGACGTCGCGGACATCGTGGCGTTTCTGGCGAGCGACGCGGCACGCTGGGTCACCGGCCAACGCATCGACGCCAGCGGCGGCCAACGATTGTGA
- a CDS encoding SDR family NAD(P)-dependent oxidoreductase, whose product MTYQTDLFAGKTALVTGATQGIGAAVANRLASLGARTIATGLRSDATDLNRDIEVRIGDVSHAADVEAMFSGLDELDIVVNCAGIIRRGAEHDPAVFEQVLAVNLTGTMRVCSAARERLARRRGCIVNTASMLSFFGGSLVPGYAASKGGVAQLTKSLALAYAADGIRVNAVAPGWIATPLTQALQDDPARSGPILSRTPLGRWGTPADVADAVAFLCTPAAGFMTGVILPVDGGYLIG is encoded by the coding sequence ATGACGTATCAAACCGATCTATTCGCCGGCAAGACCGCACTGGTCACCGGCGCCACGCAGGGCATCGGCGCGGCGGTCGCGAACCGCCTGGCGTCGCTGGGCGCGCGCACCATCGCCACCGGCCTGCGTTCGGACGCCACGGACCTGAACCGCGACATCGAGGTGCGTATCGGCGACGTCAGCCATGCCGCCGATGTCGAAGCCATGTTCAGCGGACTGGACGAACTGGATATCGTGGTCAACTGCGCCGGCATCATCCGGCGCGGGGCCGAGCATGACCCCGCGGTGTTCGAGCAGGTGCTGGCCGTCAACCTGACGGGCACGATGCGCGTCTGCAGCGCGGCGCGCGAACGCCTGGCGCGCCGGCGCGGCTGCATCGTGAACACCGCGTCGATGTTGAGCTTCTTCGGCGGTTCGCTGGTGCCAGGCTATGCGGCCAGCAAAGGCGGCGTGGCGCAATTGACCAAGTCGCTGGCGCTCGCCTATGCCGCCGACGGCATCCGCGTCAACGCCGTCGCGCCAGGATGGATCGCCACGCCGCTGACGCAGGCGCTGCAGGATGACCCCGCCCGCTCGGGGCCGATCCTGTCGCGTACGCCGCTGGGGCGATGGGGCACGCCGGCGGATGTGGCGGATGCCGTGGCGTTTCTATGCACGCCGGCGGCGGGGTTTATGACGGGCGTGATCCTGCCGGTGGATGGCGGATATTTGATTGGGTGA
- a CDS encoding SDR family oxidoreductase: protein MDLGISGRTALVGGASKGLGYGCALALVREGVNVVIVARGGDALEAARQRLEQARSRSDSFVKAVAADITTAEGRQAVFAAHRDYDIVVTNAGGPPPGDFRDWNEEQWLSALRANMLTPIELIKATVDGMAERGFGRIVNITSSSVKAPIDVLGLSNGARSGLTGFVAGVARTGLAARGVTINNLLPGAFDTDRLNSGFAAQAAKTGKDIGALRAARQAGIPAGRFGNPEEFGAICAFLCSTHAAYINGQNILADGGAYPGTF, encoded by the coding sequence ATGGATCTGGGTATTTCGGGAAGGACCGCCCTGGTGGGCGGCGCCAGCAAGGGTCTGGGCTACGGCTGCGCGCTGGCCCTGGTTCGCGAGGGCGTCAACGTGGTCATCGTCGCGCGCGGCGGGGATGCGCTGGAGGCCGCCCGCCAGCGGCTGGAGCAAGCGCGTTCGCGCAGCGACAGCTTCGTCAAGGCAGTTGCCGCCGACATCACGACCGCCGAAGGCCGCCAGGCGGTTTTCGCGGCGCATCGCGACTACGACATCGTCGTCACCAACGCGGGCGGCCCACCCCCGGGCGACTTCCGCGACTGGAACGAAGAACAGTGGCTGTCCGCGCTGCGCGCCAACATGCTCACGCCCATCGAGCTGATCAAGGCCACCGTAGACGGCATGGCCGAACGCGGCTTCGGCCGCATCGTCAACATCACGTCCAGTTCGGTCAAGGCGCCCATCGATGTGCTGGGCCTGTCCAACGGCGCGCGCAGCGGCCTGACGGGCTTTGTCGCCGGCGTGGCCCGCACCGGGCTGGCCGCGCGCGGCGTAACGATCAACAACCTGCTGCCGGGCGCCTTCGACACCGATCGCCTGAATTCCGGCTTCGCCGCGCAGGCGGCCAAGACGGGCAAGGACATCGGCGCGCTGCGCGCCGCGCGGCAGGCGGGCATCCCGGCCGGCCGCTTCGGCAACCCGGAAGAGTTCGGGGCCATCTGCGCCTTCCTGTGCAGCACGCACGCCGCCTATATCAACGGACAGAACATCCTGGCCGACGGCGGCGCCTATCCCGGCACTTTCTGA
- a CDS encoding IclR family transcriptional regulator has protein sequence MSANRSVATPPAAQVAGTAAFSKFMHLLQLVADTPQPMTVAELSKVSGYPRATVYRIVAALTAERLLAEHTQTGMLTLGPRLIQLASRSWGRSEIRLAAVEDLKHLRDVTGETVHLAVPNGTHMVYIEKLESPSAVQMNSRIGTNVSMYSTAVGKAYLAMLPDDAQKAALDALPQPFAQYTPNTPANVAALRRQLGEARRRGWAVDAEENEAGIYCFGAPIFGRDGVPVAAISVSTLRFRQKPDPEKAYVAPLLEACRAITERIAQTPALSGANLL, from the coding sequence ATGTCAGCCAATCGCTCTGTTGCCACGCCTCCCGCCGCCCAGGTTGCGGGCACGGCGGCTTTTTCGAAGTTCATGCATCTGCTGCAGCTCGTGGCGGACACGCCGCAGCCGATGACGGTTGCCGAACTGAGCAAGGTCAGCGGATATCCGCGCGCCACGGTGTATCGCATCGTGGCGGCGCTGACGGCGGAGCGGTTGCTGGCCGAGCATACGCAGACCGGCATGCTAACCCTGGGACCGCGTTTGATCCAGCTGGCGAGCCGCAGCTGGGGGCGGTCGGAGATCCGGCTGGCCGCAGTGGAGGACCTTAAGCATCTGCGCGATGTCACCGGGGAGACGGTGCATCTGGCCGTGCCGAACGGCACGCACATGGTCTATATCGAAAAGCTGGAAAGCCCCAGCGCCGTGCAGATGAATTCCCGCATCGGCACCAACGTCTCCATGTACTCCACCGCCGTCGGCAAGGCCTACCTGGCCATGCTGCCCGACGACGCGCAGAAGGCCGCGCTGGACGCGCTGCCGCAGCCCTTCGCGCAATACACGCCCAATACGCCGGCAAACGTCGCGGCGCTGCGGCGTCAGCTTGGGGAAGCCCGCCGCCGCGGCTGGGCCGTCGATGCCGAGGAAAACGAAGCCGGCATCTATTGCTTTGGCGCGCCGATCTTCGGACGCGATGGCGTGCCGGTGGCGGCGATCAGCGTCAGCACGCTGCGCTTCCGGCAAAAACCGGATCCCGAAAAAGCGTATGTCGCGCCCTTGCTCGAGGCCTGCCGCGCCATCACGGAGCGCATTGCGCAAACCCCGGCGCTGTCCGGGGCGAATCTGCTGTAG
- a CDS encoding ABC transporter ATP-binding protein — MTALLSIQNLTVALPAGGDRPHALEDVSLDVHPGEILCVVGESGSGKSLTAGAILGLLPEGVSASGGRIVWQGEDLRTAPAERLRRLRGKEIGMIFQEPMTALNPLRTIGDQIAEVFRVHTSLGAREIRTRTLALLDAVRIPDPAQAARAYPHQLSGGQRQRAMIAMALALEPRLLIADEPTTALDVTTQAQILHLIHDLQRRKDTAVLFITHDFGVVAEIADRVAVMQKGRLVELGAAGEVLYRPRAAYTRALIAAVPPLQPAARRVPPAAQTAPAALTITGLSKTYGKQRWGRRRARVTHAVKNVSLTLPAGRTLGIVGESGSGKSTLARNVLGLLVPETGDMHVFGERVSLKRAADRRRHASLVQMVFQDPYGSLNPRHRVGDIVVQGPVAHGVPRQAAWRRARELFELVGLSPDALDRYPHEFSGGQRQRVGLARALAMDPKVLVADEPVSALDVSVQAQVLDLLASLQARLNLSILFITHDLRVAAQVCDEIAVMKNGEIVEHGDTARIFASPAHPYTQALLASVPGRLWTPEALRRQVA; from the coding sequence ATGACCGCCCTGCTTTCCATCCAGAATCTCACCGTCGCGCTGCCCGCGGGCGGCGACCGTCCGCATGCCTTGGAAGACGTCAGCCTGGACGTGCATCCCGGCGAAATCCTTTGCGTGGTCGGCGAAAGCGGCTCCGGCAAATCGCTGACCGCCGGCGCGATCCTGGGCCTGCTTCCTGAAGGCGTATCCGCCAGCGGCGGGCGCATCGTGTGGCAGGGCGAGGATCTGCGCACCGCGCCGGCGGAACGCCTGCGGCGCCTGCGCGGCAAGGAAATCGGCATGATCTTCCAGGAGCCGATGACCGCCCTGAATCCGCTGCGCACCATCGGCGACCAGATCGCGGAGGTCTTTCGCGTCCACACCTCGCTGGGCGCACGGGAAATCCGCACGCGCACCCTGGCGCTGCTCGACGCGGTGCGCATCCCCGATCCGGCACAGGCCGCACGCGCGTATCCGCACCAGCTTTCAGGCGGGCAGCGGCAACGCGCCATGATCGCGATGGCGCTGGCCCTGGAACCCAGGCTGCTGATCGCCGACGAGCCGACCACCGCCCTCGACGTGACGACGCAGGCGCAGATCCTGCACCTGATACACGACCTGCAGCGGCGCAAGGACACCGCGGTGCTGTTCATCACGCACGACTTCGGCGTCGTGGCGGAGATCGCGGATCGCGTCGCCGTGATGCAGAAAGGCAGGCTGGTGGAGCTGGGCGCCGCCGGCGAAGTCCTTTACCGTCCGCGCGCCGCCTACACCCGCGCGCTCATCGCTGCCGTTCCACCGCTGCAACCCGCGGCGCGCCGCGTGCCTCCTGCGGCGCAAACCGCGCCCGCCGCGTTGACGATCACCGGTCTGTCCAAGACCTACGGCAAGCAGCGCTGGGGCCGGCGCAGGGCCCGGGTCACCCATGCGGTGAAGAATGTCTCATTGACCCTGCCCGCCGGGCGCACCCTCGGCATCGTGGGCGAAAGCGGATCGGGCAAATCGACGCTGGCCCGCAACGTACTGGGCCTGCTCGTGCCGGAAACGGGCGACATGCACGTCTTCGGCGAGCGCGTCAGCCTCAAGCGCGCCGCCGACCGAAGACGTCATGCGTCGCTGGTGCAGATGGTTTTCCAGGATCCCTACGGCTCGCTCAATCCGCGCCATCGCGTGGGCGACATCGTCGTCCAGGGGCCGGTCGCGCATGGCGTCCCGCGGCAGGCGGCGTGGCGCCGGGCGCGGGAGCTGTTCGAACTCGTGGGGCTGTCGCCCGATGCGCTGGATCGCTATCCGCACGAGTTCTCCGGCGGGCAAAGGCAGCGTGTGGGCCTGGCGCGGGCGCTGGCGATGGATCCGAAGGTTTTGGTGGCCGACGAGCCGGTCTCGGCACTGGACGTGTCCGTGCAGGCCCAGGTGCTGGATCTGCTCGCGAGCCTGCAAGCCCGGCTGAATCTTTCCATCCTGTTCATCACGCACGACCTGCGGGTGGCCGCACAGGTCTGCGACGAAATCGCGGTAATGAAAAACGGCGAGATCGTCGAGCACGGCGATACGGCGCGCATATTCGCCAGCCCGGCGCATCCCTACACCCAGGCCCTGCTGGCGTCCGTGCCGGGCCGGCTGTGGACGCCCGAAGCGCTGCGGCGGCAGGTGGCCTAG
- a CDS encoding ABC transporter permease — MGISDTLAPALRRPRFGAGGFLARFARNRGALAGAVLLLAVAILAAGAGWFYPGNPLRIVAAPETWPFTSWRFPLGTDAMGRDIAAMIAHGARATLLIGLVAAATATVIGVTVGAMAAWAGGWTDEALMRLTELFQIIPNVVFVLTVVSVLGPHIGNITLAVGLVSWPPIARLTRAEFLSFKEREFVQACRAVALHPLRIVFGEILPNALPPVIVMASLVVAGAILYESVVSFLGLGDPNIASWGRMVGEGRSLIRSSWYLCAVPGVAIMLVVLALNLVGDGLNDALNPKLRKR, encoded by the coding sequence ATGGGTATTTCGGATACTTTGGCCCCAGCGTTGAGGCGACCGCGCTTCGGCGCTGGGGGGTTCCTGGCGCGGTTCGCGCGCAATCGCGGCGCGCTGGCCGGGGCCGTGCTGCTGCTCGCCGTGGCGATTTTGGCGGCGGGCGCGGGGTGGTTCTATCCCGGCAATCCGCTGCGCATCGTGGCCGCGCCGGAGACCTGGCCTTTTACGTCGTGGCGCTTTCCATTGGGCACCGATGCGATGGGGCGCGACATTGCGGCCATGATCGCGCATGGGGCGCGGGCGACGCTGCTGATCGGGCTCGTCGCCGCCGCCACGGCAACCGTCATCGGCGTAACGGTGGGCGCGATGGCGGCATGGGCGGGCGGATGGACCGACGAAGCCCTGATGCGCCTGACCGAACTGTTCCAAATCATTCCCAACGTCGTGTTCGTGCTGACCGTGGTCTCCGTGCTCGGGCCGCACATCGGCAATATCACGCTGGCCGTCGGCCTAGTGTCGTGGCCGCCCATCGCCCGCCTGACCCGCGCCGAGTTCCTGTCCTTCAAGGAACGCGAATTCGTGCAGGCGTGCCGCGCCGTGGCCCTGCATCCGCTGCGCATCGTGTTCGGCGAGATCCTGCCCAATGCGCTGCCGCCGGTCATCGTCATGGCCTCGCTCGTCGTGGCGGGCGCCATCCTGTACGAATCCGTCGTCTCGTTTCTCGGCCTGGGCGATCCCAACATCGCCAGCTGGGGCCGCATGGTCGGCGAAGGCCGCAGCCTGATCCGCTCGTCCTGGTACCTGTGCGCGGTGCCGGGCGTCGCGATCATGCTGGTCGTGCTGGCCCTGAACCTGGTCGGCGACGGCCTGAACGACGCCCTGAACCCCAAGCTGCGCAAGCGTTGA
- a CDS encoding SDR family NAD(P)-dependent oxidoreductase, with protein sequence MRPAKAKYDYSGRVAVVTGGANGIGAEIARQLRAHGATVAVWDLRPGEAAPYALAVDVTDRASVAAACAQTLTRLGGIHMLINSAGYAGPTLPVDEYDPAAWDAIVQVNLTGTFNVCRAVVPHMRKTGKGRIVNIASLAGKEGTPNAAAYSAAKAGVLALTKSLGKELALTDIRVNAVAPAAVRTALLAQMAPEHVQTMIAKSPMQRLGEPDEVAELVAWLCSDSCTFNTGAVFDLSGGRATY encoded by the coding sequence ATGCGCCCAGCCAAGGCGAAGTATGACTACAGCGGACGCGTCGCCGTCGTAACGGGCGGCGCCAACGGCATCGGCGCGGAGATCGCGCGGCAACTGCGCGCCCATGGCGCCACCGTGGCGGTCTGGGACCTGCGTCCCGGCGAGGCGGCGCCGTATGCCCTTGCCGTCGACGTGACGGACCGCGCCAGCGTCGCAGCGGCCTGCGCCCAGACGCTGACGCGGCTCGGCGGCATCCACATGTTGATCAACAGCGCGGGTTATGCCGGCCCGACGCTGCCCGTCGATGAATACGACCCGGCCGCCTGGGACGCCATCGTGCAGGTCAACCTGACCGGCACCTTCAACGTCTGCCGCGCGGTCGTGCCGCACATGCGCAAGACCGGCAAGGGCCGCATCGTCAACATCGCCTCGCTGGCCGGCAAGGAAGGCACGCCCAACGCCGCGGCGTACAGCGCCGCCAAGGCCGGCGTACTCGCCTTGACCAAATCCCTGGGCAAGGAACTGGCGTTGACCGATATCCGCGTCAACGCGGTGGCGCCCGCCGCGGTCCGCACGGCGCTGCTGGCGCAGATGGCGCCCGAACACGTGCAGACCATGATCGCCAAAAGCCCGATGCAGCGCCTGGGCGAGCCGGACGAGGTCGCGGAACTCGTGGCCTGGCTTTGCTCGGATTCATGCACCTTCAACACCGGCGCGGTGTTCGACCTTTCCGGGGGCCGCGCCACTTACTAG
- a CDS encoding tripartite tricarboxylate transporter substrate binding protein yields the protein MKRRAFTRGLFSALLGSAALLAALPAAQAQNFPARPIELVVPFAAGGGTDALARAMADASRTHLPQPLVVLNKPGAAGAIGLTEVANAPPDGYKLALVTADMVIIPHLGLTKTTYEKFTPIIQLNADPSAITVRADSPYNTIEDFLKAARAKPEAIQLGNAGIGSIWHLAAAALEDKTGAKFNHIPFNGGNPAVLALLGGHIDAVAVSPAEVIQYVKAGKLKTLAVMADQRVTGMENVPTLKERNIDLSIGTWRGIAAPKGTPQPVLDALGDAFRKAAAENSLKKFMAEQNLGYVVADQQTFTALMARDNATFKALIEKFNMRP from the coding sequence ATGAAACGTCGCGCGTTCACTCGCGGTCTTTTTTCCGCGCTGCTTGGCAGCGCTGCCCTGCTCGCCGCCCTGCCCGCGGCGCAGGCCCAGAACTTCCCTGCCCGGCCCATCGAACTGGTCGTGCCGTTCGCGGCGGGCGGCGGCACCGACGCCCTGGCCCGCGCCATGGCGGATGCTTCCCGCACGCATCTGCCGCAACCGCTGGTCGTCCTGAACAAGCCCGGCGCGGCCGGCGCCATCGGCCTGACCGAGGTGGCCAACGCGCCGCCGGACGGCTACAAGCTGGCGCTCGTCACCGCCGACATGGTCATCATTCCGCACCTGGGCCTGACCAAGACGACGTACGAGAAGTTCACGCCCATCATCCAGCTGAACGCCGACCCGTCCGCCATTACGGTGCGCGCCGACTCGCCCTACAACACGATCGAAGACTTCCTGAAAGCGGCGCGCGCCAAGCCGGAAGCGATCCAGCTGGGCAACGCCGGCATCGGCTCCATCTGGCACCTGGCCGCCGCCGCGCTGGAAGACAAGACCGGCGCGAAGTTCAACCACATCCCCTTCAATGGCGGCAACCCCGCCGTGCTGGCACTGCTGGGCGGGCATATCGACGCCGTGGCGGTCAGCCCCGCGGAAGTCATCCAGTATGTGAAAGCCGGCAAGCTGAAAACGCTGGCGGTGATGGCCGACCAGCGCGTGACCGGCATGGAGAATGTGCCGACCCTGAAGGAACGCAATATAGACTTGTCGATCGGCACGTGGCGGGGCATTGCGGCGCCCAAGGGCACGCCGCAGCCCGTGCTGGATGCGCTGGGCGATGCGTTCCGCAAGGCCGCCGCGGAAAACAGCCTGAAGAAGTTCATGGCCGAACAGAACCTGGGCTATGTGGTGGCCGACCAGCAAACCTTCACGGCGCTGATGGCGCGCGACAACGCGACCTTCAAGGCGCTGATCGAGAAGTTCAATATGCGCCCGTAA